One stretch of Kwoniella newhampshirensis strain CBS 13917 chromosome 5, whole genome shotgun sequence DNA includes these proteins:
- a CDS encoding branched-chain amino acid aminotransferase: MAARLAPLRALPRLATFARHAAPSANSLARPLFGRQQTRGYKKTPQPMRDVMTGEIIQVPDIDPSLLQIQNTESPKTRLPNSKLIFGKTFTDHMLTIPWTSASGWGTPVIKPYGPLELDPSSTVFHYAFTLFEGMKAYRQEDGTVRLFRPDMNMARMNRSAARIALPTFDGKALTELIKKLVVLDSEWIPKEKGYSLYIRPTLIGTQNALGVGPSSDALLFVICSPVGPYYASGFKPVQLLATTKFVRAAPGGTGGYKLGANYAPGVVPQAEAAKEGYSQNLWLLGEEHALTEVGTMNLFVAFRKPDGTVELVTPPLDDVVLPGVTRDSALQLAREHSDGQAIPGLPEKLIVSERKLIMADLVEAEKNGTLVEVFGTGTAAIVSAVDKIGYEGRDIIIPTGPEGLGPIAKGILDRITSIQTGETEHPWSVVASELKL; this comes from the exons ATGGCAGCTCGTCTCGCTCCTCTGAGAGCCTTGCCAAGACTTGCGACATTCGCTCGTCATGCCGCACCCTCTGCTAACTCACTCGCACGACCTCTGTTCGGTCGACAACAGACCAGGGGATACAAGAAAACTCCTCAGCCTATGAGGGATGTCATGACAGGGGAGATCATCCAGGTTCCCGATATCGAT CCATCATTGCTTCAGATCCAAAATACCGAATCACCAAAAACGAGATTGCCAAACTCGAAACTCATATTCGGAAAGACGTTTACCGATCATATGCTCACTATTCCTTGGACGAGCGCGAGCGGTTGGGGTACTCCCGTCATCAAGCCTT ATGGTCCATTGGAGTTGGACCCTTCATCAACTGTCTTCCACTACGCTTTCACATT GTTCGAGGGTATGAAAGCCTATCGACAGGAAGATGGTACTGTCAGATTGTTCCGACCCGACATGAACATGGCTAGAATGAACAGA AGTGCCGCCCGTATCGCTTTGCCT ACTTTCGATGGCAAAGCTCTCACCGAACTCATCAAGAAACTCGTTGTGCTTGACTCGGAATGGATCcccaaggagaaggggtaCTCTCTTTATATTC GACCAACATTGATCGGAACACAAAACGCGCTCGGTGTTGGACCATCTAGCGACGCCTTATTGTTCGTTATCTGCTCTCCT GTCGGCCCATACTACGCTTCAGGCTTCAAGCCTGTTCAACTCCTCGCTACAACTAAATTCGTTCGAGCAGCTCCCGGTGGTACAGGTGGCTACAAGCTTGGTGCGAA CTACGCTCCTGGAGTGGTGCCTCAAGCTGAGGCTGCCAAAGAGGGCTACAGCCAGAACCTGTGGTTGTTGGGCGAGGAGCACGCTTTgaccgag GTCGGAACTATGAACTTGTTTGTTGCCTTCAGGAAGCCCGAtggaa CCGTCGAGCTCGTTACTCCTCCTCTGGACGATGTTGTACTTCCCGGTGTCACCCGAGACTC TGCTCTTCAACTTGCTCGAGAGCACTCCGACGGCCAAGCCATTCCCGGCCTCCCTGAAAAGTTGATTGTATCCGAGCGAAAACTCATCATGGCCGATTTGGTTGAGGCTGAGAAGAATGGCACCCTCGTCGAGGTGTTCGGAACTGGTACCGCCGCTATTGTTTCTGCTGTTGACAA GATTGGCTacgaaggaagagatatTATCATCCCTACCGGACCTGAGGGACTTGGACCTATCGCCAAGGGAATACTGGACCGCATCACCTCTATTCAAACTGGAGAAACCGAGCATCCTTGGTCGGTCGTTGCAAGCGAACTCAAGCTTTGA